A genomic window from Silene latifolia isolate original U9 population chromosome Y, ASM4854445v1, whole genome shotgun sequence includes:
- the LOC141634325 gene encoding methylsterol monooxygenase 2-2 — protein MASLLESGWQYLISNFSDFQLSCIGSFILHESVFFLSGLPFILLERLGYFSKYKIQAKVNTPEAQGKCITRLLLYHFCVNLPVMLLSYPVFRSMGMRSSLPLPSWKEVVSQIIFYFILEDFVFYWGHRILHTKWLYQHVHSIHHEYATPFGLTSEYAHPAEILFLGFATIVGPAITGPHLFTLWLWMVVRVLETVEAHCGYHFPWSPSNFLPLYGGSDFHDYHHRLLYTKSGNYSSTFIYMDWIFGTDTGYRKLKALKTAEAEAEGKQM, from the exons ATGGCGTCGCTTCTCGAATCTGGTTGGCAG TACTTGATCAGCAATTTCAGTGACTTCCAATTATCGTGTATTGGAAGTTTCATCCTTCACGAAAGTGTTTTTTTCCTATCAGGACTCCCTTTCATACTTCTGGAGAGGCTAGGATATTTTAGCAAGTACAAGATTCAG GCTAAAGTAAACACTCCTGAGGCACAGGGGAAATGCATAACACGCTTGTTGTTGTACCATTTTTGTGTTAATTTGCCAGTGATGCTGTTGTCTTATCCTGTCTTCAGATCTATGGGGATGCGTAGTAGTCTTCCACTTCCGTCCTG GAAAGAAGTGGTGTCTCAGATAATATTTTATTTCATCCTTGAAGATTTTGTCTTTTATTGGGGACACAGGATACTACATACAAAGTGGTTGTACCAGCATGTCCATAGCATCCACCATGA GTATGCAACACCATTTGGTCTGACTTCAGAATATGCTCACCCCGCTGAAATACTATTCCTTGGCTTCGCTACAATTGTTGGGCCTGCCATCACAGGTCCCCATTTGTTTACTCTCTGGCTTTGGATGGTTGTTAGAGTCCTCGAGACTGTCGAAGCACATTGTGGATATCACTTTCCTTGGAGCCCGTCAAATTTCCTTCCTTTATATGGAGG TTCTGACTTTCACGACTATCATCACCGGTTATTGTATACGAAGTCTGGAAACTACTCATCAACATTCATATATATGGACTG